One Thermodesulfovibrio thiophilus DSM 17215 genomic window carries:
- a CDS encoding periplasmic heavy metal sensor, whose product MKKTMMIAIVALFVIGLIATTSYAWKGAGPGSGGYGYNCPAYGSVDPEKAQKFYNDTAPIRQKMLQLRGELAQLFAQQNPDWDAISQKRQEMAKLKTELQKKAHEYGFGYGYGFGRMGHGGYRCGQGCW is encoded by the coding sequence ATGAAGAAAACAATGATGATAGCTATAGTTGCTCTATTTGTTATTGGATTAATTGCTACAACATCATATGCATGGAAGGGTGCAGGACCAGGATCTGGAGGTTATGGTTATAACTGCCCAGCTTATGGTTCTGTTGATCCTGAGAAAGCTCAAAAATTTTACAATGACACTGCTCCGATTAGACAGAAAATGCTACAACTTAGAGGAGAGCTTGCACAGCTTTTTGCCCAACAAAATCCTGACTGGGATGCAATTTCTCAGAAAAGACAGGAAATGGCAAAACTTAAGACAGAGCTTCAGAAAAAAGCTCATGAGTACGGATTTGGATATGGTTATGGTTTTGGTAGAATGGGTCACGGCGGATATAGATGCGGACAAGGATGCTGGTAA
- a CDS encoding chemotaxis protein CheW, translating into MDTALVEKTRGIDTKILQLVTFTLGGEEYAVDILKVQEINRMKEITRVPNAPYYVEGVINLRGKVIPVLSLRKKFGLPEEEDTSKQRIMIMDIQGVTIGLIVDSVSEVLRISTDIVEPPPPMTYSVSSEFIWGIAKLEDRLIILLDMDRLIGKEESTEMVESAEKAAIEK; encoded by the coding sequence ATGGATACAGCATTAGTAGAAAAAACACGTGGTATAGATACAAAAATTCTCCAGCTTGTTACTTTTACTTTAGGTGGCGAAGAATATGCTGTTGATATTCTAAAGGTTCAGGAAATAAATAGGATGAAAGAAATAACAAGAGTTCCAAATGCTCCTTACTATGTAGAAGGAGTTATAAATCTTCGTGGAAAAGTTATTCCAGTTTTAAGTTTAAGAAAAAAGTTTGGACTTCCTGAAGAAGAAGATACATCAAAACAGAGAATTATGATAATGGATATTCAGGGTGTAACAATAGGATTAATTGTTGATTCAGTTTCTGAAGTTTTACGAATTTCTACTGATATAGTTGAACCACCTCCTCCTATGACCTACTCTGTCAGCTCTGAATTTATCTGGGGGATTGCAAAGCTTGAAGATAGACTGATTATTTTACTTGACATGGACAGACTAATCGGCAAAGAAGAAAGCACAGAAATGGTTGAATCTGCAGAAAAAGCGGCTATTGAGAAATAA